One Bacillota bacterium genomic window, GGTCTCGCTACCTTGCTACGCGACCAGGCGGGTCTAGTGCGTGAGCTGCTGCCCCATTCCCTCGGCGTGCACTTTGACCTAGATACCCCGACCGACGCCCTCTTAATGTCTCTTCTGCCTGGCAATGGCCCATTCGTTACGGCAGCACTCCAGGCCCAGAACTGGGATACGAAGCGGCTTATGGCGGCTCTTTCTCGTCTCGCGGAAACCCATGTGGAGATGGGGCTCATCGGGCGTGTCAGCCCGCAGATCATGGCGCATATCAATAGCCGCACCTTTGTCAGGCTGCGGGTATTTTCCGAGGAGCGCGGCATGAAGGCCTTAGGCCGAGTAGAGCGCGGGCAGGTAAGAAGTCTAATCGGGTACTTTCTTGAAACAACCGGCCCAGAGAAGTTTTTCTCTTACTTAAGTCAGACTTGTGACGTCTGTTTTATAGACACGCGCGTCATCTTCGCCCATAGCAAGCTTAAAGTGAGCGAGGCGGATCGCTTTCTTTCCGACTTAGGTCGCTACGACGAGATAAATGACCCCTACTTAAGGGAGTTCACCCAGGCTGCCGCCGAGTGCGCCATTCCCGTAATTCTCGGTGGGCACTCTCTAGTCTGCGGTGGGATGTGGGCCGTGGTTGAATTGCTCGAAAGACCGTCCCCGGTGTCGCAGTCGCGATTCCAACCACAGAGTACACAAAGGCGTGCAAAAGAGAGAAAAATAGAACCATCTCGTCCCCCTAAATAAACTCCTTGTTCCTCTCTTTCTTACTCTGTGTACTCTGTGGTTAATAAACGTTCCTTCTTCTCTCTTGCTTCTTAGTTTTGCGTCTTACTTCTTGCCTCTTGTCTCTTATTTCTTACTTCCTGCTTCTTGCCTCCTGCCTCTTGCTTTTCTCTGTGTACTCTGTGGTTAATAAAAGTTCCTTCTTCGTGTCGATGATTGGGAAACGACTTAGCGAAAAAACATTGTAGAAATATGCAAAATATCCACAAGGAACTGCGTCCATGGCGTGGAATTTAACTAGTAGCGGAGTGGTAGGAGGATGTCGAGTGGAGAGAGATAAGGCAGCATTAGTCGAAGAATGGGTCGCCTCTTTGCAGGGGGTGCAGTCAAACCGGGTAGTGTTTAATGACCAAGGAGAGATTGTAGAGCTACACGTCCTAAGCGACGACAAGCGTAACCCTCGCCAAATTGTGCGCGACATCGAGACCTTGCTCCTCGTCAAGCTCGGTATCAATATCGACCACAAGCGCATTAGCGTCGTGCAGTTTGCCAAAGAGCAGGAGACGGGCGAAGAGCGCGTCACCTTGCACGGCATAAGCTACAAACTACATAAAGGCACAGCCGAAGTGGCAGTCAGCCTCGCTTTGGGAGAAAAAATAGCCGAAGTGGCAGTAAGCGGTCCGGCCTCGCGCCAGAACCAAGGGCGTTTAGTCGCCGGCGCCACTTTAGCTGCCTTAAAGAAGTTGCTTTCCGGCATGGTCGACTTTGTCGTGGAAGACGTCACGCAGCTTAATTTTGCGCGGGGCGAAGTAGTGGTCGTAGGCCTAAGCATCGTCACCCCTTCTGGGGAAGAAACCCTCGTCGGGTCTACCTTTGTGAGGGGAGAAGCGAAAGAAGCTGTGGTGCGGGCTACGCTCTCGGCGGTCAATCGCCGCTTTGGGCAATTAATGAGTTAGAGTTTGGGGGGGCGAAAATCACTCTTCGAGCGGAGCGGTCTCCTGTACCCTACTAGCGGAGCGGGGCAGAGAACCGAGCGAAGGGGGTTTTTTTGTGAAAAAGATGGTTAATGTGCTTACACGTCTAATGGGCGTTGCTGGCGTATGGAAGTGGTAAATCCTCCGCCCCCCCCTTTTTTTATCGAAAGCAGGTGACTTCTTGACATTAAAACTGCGGCTCTATGTATATACGGTCATTGCTCTCGGTGTCATTCTCCTCATTGGACTTGGTCTGCCGGAGAGCCCTGCGGAAGTTACGGCGATAGTTGTTTTCGGCGTGATTGCCATGCTTTTCGAGGCTTTATCGATTGAAGCGCTGCTTGGCAAATCTACCATTTCCGTTAGTTATGTTCCCATCATAACGGTGGCATTACTTTTTGATGTGCAGGTGGCGGCTTGGGTCGGTGCACTGAGTAGTCTCAATGTAAAGGAGATTATGGGTGGTAAGCCCTTGTTGCGAAATCTCTTCAATTTCGCGCAAGTGGCAGTTTCTGGAGCAGCTGCAGGGGCCGCTTATGCATACGTTGGCGGAAGTGCTCGGGAAGTGGACATGATTTTTGGCGCGAGTGTTGTTGTGGGTGTGTTGGCTTTACTACTTGTCAACGCTTTGCTCACTGGCGTTGCGGTCAGTTTGTCTGAACGGGTGGGGTTAGTGAAAGTGCTTCGGCTTATGCTAGGTAGCGGTGGTCTTGCCTATGTGGTTACTGCCCCTCTCGCCGTACTCACGGCGGTGCTCTACATCCATGTGGGCTACGTGGGGGTCATACTCTCCCTGCTGCCGCTATTCCTCGCCCGCATGTCGCTTAAACTCTACCGCGATATGCGCCAGCACTACTTAGAGACAGTGCAGGCCCTAGCGCAGGCCATCGACGCCAAAGACACTTACACGCGGGGGCACTCTGGGCGGGTGGGCATCTATGCGGTCGATATTGCCCGCCGCATGGGCTGGCAGGGCGATAAGCTCGAGCAAATGTACTTTACGGCCTTGCTGCACGATATTGGCAAAATAGGCGTGCGAGACCACGTTCTTACCAAGGACGGCCGCCTGTCGCAGGCGGAGCGCGCAGAAATAAACAACCACCCCTCGCTAGGCGCGGATATTGTCCTCAAAATAGCTTACTTAAAGGAGGGCGCCGACTACATACGCCATCACCACGAGCATTTTAGTGGGGAAGGCTACCCAAGCCAGCTCGCGGGCGAGACCATACCGCTTGGGGCGCGTATTATCGCCGTGGCCGACGCCTTTGACGCCATGACCTCTGTGCGCAGTTACCAAGACCCGCGCACCCTACCTGAGGCGCTACAAGAATTGCGCCACTGTAGCGGCAGCCAGTTTGACCCCGAGGTCGTGGAAACTTTTGTCGGGGCCTTAAGGAGCTATGACGACATAGCCGAGTACACGCGCGAGGCCGCCGCCGTGAACCTCAGTTCTCTTGCGGGGGTTTCCTTGCAGTGATACAATAAACACAGGTGTGCATGGCTTTCCGAGTGAAAGCCTGTTTTGTTAGGAGGAAAATTATGCTGGGGTTTATCAAGAACTTGTTTGACTCCAATGCGCGTGAGATTAAGCGTCTAGAAAAAGTAGTAGCCGATATAAACTCTCTTGAGCCGAAATTTGTCGCTTTGTCTGACACTGCCTTACGCGCTAAGACAGGGGAATTTCGCGCGCGCCTGCAGGGCGGCGCGACTTTAGACAGCCTGCTGCCAGAAGCATTTGCGGCAGTGCGCGAGGCGAGCCGGCGTGTTATCGGCCAGCGGCATTTTGACGTGCAGCTGCTCGGCGGCATGGTTTTGCACCAAGGGCGTATCGCCGAAATGAAGACAGGCGAAGGCAAGACTCTAGTCGCCACTCTTCCTGCCTACCTCAATGCCCTGCAGGGCAAGGGTGTGCATGTTATAACCGTTAACGACTACCTCGCCCGTCTGCACAGTGAGTGGATGGGGCAGATTTATCACTTCTTGGGCCTTGAAGTGGGGCTTATTGTGCATGGGATTGACTTTGCGGCCAGAAAACGCGCTTATGCCGCCGATATCACCTACGGCACCAATAACGAATTTGGCTTTGACTACCTGCGCGACAACATGGTGCACGACCCCGCGCACATGGTGCAGCGTGAGCTTCATCATGCCATCGTCGACGAAGTAGACAGCATACTTATTGATGAGGCGCGCACCCCGCTGATTATTTCGGGGCAGGGGGAGCAGTCGACCGACCTCTACCACCGCTTTGCCCGCCTAGTGCGCACCTTTCGCGAAGACATAGACTACACCGTGGACGAGAAAATGAAGACGGTGACCCCGACCGAAGTGGCCGTGCACAAGACGGAGAAGGCTTTTGGCGTGGAGAACCTCTTTGATAACAACAATATCTCCCTGCAGCATCATCTCAACCAGGCCATACGCGCCAAAGCGCTGATGAAGCTCGACCGCGACTATGTGGTGAAAGACGACGAAGTAATTATTGTCGACGAGTTCACAGGCCGCCTGATGTATGGGCGCCGTTACAGCGCGGGGCTGCACCAAGCCATTGAGGCTAAAGAAGGCGTGACCATCGAAAAAGAGAGCCAGACTCTAGCCAGCATCACCTTCCAGAATTATTTTCGCATGTATACCAAGATCTCTGGCATGACAGGCACCGCTGTAACCGAGGAAGAAGAATTTCGCCATATCTATAAAATGGACGTAGTTGTTTTGCCGACCAACCGCCCCATGATACGCAAAGACATGGCAGATGTGGTCTACAAGACCGAGAAGGCCAAGTATAACGCCGTCATCGAAGACATTATCGCCCGCCACGCCACGGGGCAGCCAGTGCTAGTGGGCACTGTCTCCATCGAAAAATCGGAGTGGCTGAGTGAAATGCTTAAAAAGCGTCGCATCACCCACCAAGTGCTAAATGCCAAGCACCATGAGCGCGAGGCCGAAATTGTCGCACAGGGCGGGCGCAAGGGCACAGTTACCATCGCCACGAACATGGCGGGGCGCGGCACCGATATTATTCTCGGGGGCAATGCCGAGTTTTTGACTCGGCAGGCGCTTATTGCTGCTGGTGTGGCGCCAGAGGCCCTAGTCGATCTCTTTCTGCGCCAAGACCCCGAATCACTCGCCCTGCGCGAGCGCTACCTCTCCGACCTAGCGGCACGTCAAACTATGACGCAGGCCGAGCACGAAGAGGTGGTCAGACTGGGTGGCCTGCACATTATTGGCACGGAGCGCCACGAGGCTCGCCGCATAGATAATCAGTTGCGGGGCCGCGCCGGCCGCCAAGGCGACCCCGGCTCATCGCAGTTCTTTATCTCTCTGGAAGACGATCTTATGCGCCTCTTTGGGGGCGAGACCATGCTTAACTTAATGGATAAGCTAGGCATGGAAGACGACATGCCGATTGAGCACTCGCTGCTTTCGGGCGCCATAGAGCGCGCGCAAAAGCGCGTGGAAAGCCGCAACTTTGACTTGCGCAAGCATGTGCTGGAGTACGACGATGTATTAAACAAGCAGCGCACGATTATCTACCGTCAGCGCCGCGAGGCTTTAAGTGGGCAGCTGGACGGCGTGGTCGAAGCGATGTTTGGCGAAATAATAGACATGGCCCTTGTGGCCTACATCCCCGACAAGACCTATCCCGAAGAGTGGGATGTCACCGGTCTACAGGCAGCCATGGAAGAGTTTGTGCCCTTAGGGGAGCTAGACCCCGAAACATGGCGACAGTTTACCCGCCATGGCCTGCGCGATGAGATTAATGAGCTCTGCCTAGCAGCCTTAGCGCGCCGGCAAAGCGAAGTTGGCGCGGAGCTGTTTAACGACCTCAAGCGGGTGGTGCTGCTACGCATGGTGGACACCAAGTGGATGAGCCACCTCGACAATATGGAGGAGCTGCGCCAAGGCATTGGCCTACGTGCGTACGGACAAAAGGACCCGCTGGTGGAATACAAGCTCGAATCCTACGAAATGTTTCAGCAGATGATTGCCGAAATTAAGCAGGATGTGGTGCGCTATGTCTTCCGCGTGCAAGTCGTCGGCGAACCGCAAGCCGCCCCTGTGGTCAAGGTACGCCCCACGGCGAGCCCTGCCCCACAAGCCGCGCCTCGCGATAGCAAGCTGCTAGGGCGTAATGACCCCTGCCCCTGTGGTAGTGGCAAGAAGTACAAGAAATGTTGTGGACGTGAGTCGTAAGGAGGGGTACCCTTGTTAAACACGGCAGAGTTACGGGCGCAGGCCGCAAAAATGGCACTTTGGGCAGATAGTTTGCGGGGGTCTCTTTGACCTACCGCACAAGCAGCAACGCATCGGGGCTTTAGCAGAACTTACTTCCGCGCTTGATTTTTGGGCAGATGTATCTTCCGCGCAAAAGACACTCGCTGAGCTAAGTGCGCTGCAAAACGAAGTGCGCGCCTGGCAGACACTTAAGGACGAGGCGGTCGATGTAGGCGAGCTGATTGCCCTCGCCGAGGAGCTAGAGGACACCGCGGCGCTAGAGGGTGTGCCGCTTCGCCTCACCGCTCTCGAAGGGCAGCTTACAGAACTTGAGTTGCGTCTTTTACTAGCCGGACCCTATGCCAGAAACCACTGCATAGTTGAGCTGCACCCTGGCGCGGGCGGTGTAGATTCGCAAGACTGGGCCTCCATGCTCATGCGTATGTACATCCGCTATGCGGAAAAACGTGGTTTCGGAGTGGAAGTACTTGACTACTTGGCCGGAGACGAGGCGGGGCTAAAAAGTGTCTCCCTGCTCGTGAAGGGCGAGTTTGCTTACGGCTACCTGCATGCCGAGAAGGGCGTTCATCGCCTTGTTAGGCTCTCACCTTTCGACTCCTCCGGGCGCAGGCACACCTCTTTTGCCTCGGTATCTGTTTTGCCCGTGATTGACGAAGAAGAAGCACTCGAAATTGACCCTGAAGACTTGCGCATAGATACTTATCGGAGCAGCGGGGCGGGGGGACAGAATGTCAACAAAACTGACTCGGCGGTGCGCATCACTCATCTGCCTACTAATATCGTCGTGCAGTGCCAGAACGAACGTTCCCAGCTAAACAATAAAGCCACTGCAATGCGCATGCTGCGCGGCAAACTTATGGAGCGGAGGCTCGAAGAGCAGCAAAAGGAGATTGATCGGCTACGGGGCGATATCGGGGAGATCGCCTGGGGCAATCAGATACGCTCTTATGTCTTTCATCCCTACAACATGGTCAAAGACCACCGCACGGGCGAAGAAACGGGCAATGTGCAGGGCGTTATGGATGGCGCACTAGACCCCTTCATTGATGCTTTTCTGCGCTGGCAGGCCAAACGCTGACACAGGCATAAGCCAGCAGGTACTTGACACCTTGGTCTGACTTCAGGTGCTACACCAGCAATAGGGAGTAGTTTGGATTGTCTAGAACGGGAGGAAGAGTATGAAGAAAACCTTGCTCTGGATGTTGCTCGTAGCTTTTGTACTGTCGGTAGTTACTTTTCTAGCGCCGCATCTTATCGCCCGCGGAATCGAAATGGGCCTCTATCGTACCCTGGGGGCCGATGTTTCTGTGCGGCTGGCCAGCTACCCTTCGCTAAGGCTATTGCTCGGCCAATTTGAGCAGATTGAAATCGAAGCCAAGAACGTGAGCCTAGGGGGTCTGGTAGCCAATCAGTACGCCCTAGTCGCCGAGAATGTTGCCGTCAACATGCGTGAGCTACTCATGAAGCGCGAAGTGCGTTTTCGTAACGAGGGCCAGATGCAGGTGCGCGTGGTGGTAGAAGAGGGTGAGTTAAGCAAACTCTTGTGGGAGCGTATCCCCGAGCTGCGGGGTTGGCGCATACAGCTCCATGCAGGAAGGGTGACGGTGCTCGGGCAGGTGCCCCTTCTTAACGCCAAAGTAGATATCGCTGTGCAGGGTAAATTTGTGGCCGTGGGCCAAGATAAGATTGCCTTTGTCCCAGAAGGGGTAGAAATTCTCGGCGCTCCGCTCCCTGCGGCCTTAGTAAACGCCGTCATGCAGGATACGCAGTTTCATATAGATTTAGCTGCGGCACCTATGCCGCTTGAGCTCTTGGATGTTAAAATGGAACCGGGCCAGCTCATTGTGGTGGCTCGTGTCTTGCGTT contains:
- a CDS encoding DUF2993 domain-containing protein — protein: MKKTLLWMLLVAFVLSVVTFLAPHLIARGIEMGLYRTLGADVSVRLASYPSLRLLLGQFEQIEIEAKNVSLGGLVANQYALVAENVAVNMRELLMKREVRFRNEGQMQVRVVVEEGELSKLLWERIPELRGWRIQLHAGRVTVLGQVPLLNAKVDIAVQGKFVAVGQDKIAFVPEGVEILGAPLPAALVNAVMQDTQFHIDLAAAPMPLELLDVKMEPGQLIVVARVLR
- the prfB gene encoding peptide chain release factor 2; amino-acid sequence: MVCGGLFDLPHKQQRIGALAELTSALDFWADVSSAQKTLAELSALQNEVRAWQTLKDEAVDVGELIALAEELEDTAALEGVPLRLTALEGQLTELELRLLLAGPYARNHCIVELHPGAGGVDSQDWASMLMRMYIRYAEKRGFGVEVLDYLAGDEAGLKSVSLLVKGEFAYGYLHAEKGVHRLVRLSPFDSSGRRHTSFASVSVLPVIDEEEALEIDPEDLRIDTYRSSGAGGQNVNKTDSAVRITHLPTNIVVQCQNERSQLNNKATAMRMLRGKLMERRLEEQQKEIDRLRGDIGEIAWGNQIRSYVFHPYNMVKDHRTGEETGNVQGVMDGALDPFIDAFLRWQAKR
- a CDS encoding HD-GYP domain-containing protein; this encodes MTLKLRLYVYTVIALGVILLIGLGLPESPAEVTAIVVFGVIAMLFEALSIEALLGKSTISVSYVPIITVALLFDVQVAAWVGALSSLNVKEIMGGKPLLRNLFNFAQVAVSGAAAGAAYAYVGGSAREVDMIFGASVVVGVLALLLVNALLTGVAVSLSERVGLVKVLRLMLGSGGLAYVVTAPLAVLTAVLYIHVGYVGVILSLLPLFLARMSLKLYRDMRQHYLETVQALAQAIDAKDTYTRGHSGRVGIYAVDIARRMGWQGDKLEQMYFTALLHDIGKIGVRDHVLTKDGRLSQAERAEINNHPSLGADIVLKIAYLKEGADYIRHHHEHFSGEGYPSQLAGETIPLGARIIAVADAFDAMTSVRSYQDPRTLPEALQELRHCSGSQFDPEVVETFVGALRSYDDIAEYTREAAAVNLSSLAGVSLQ
- the secA gene encoding preprotein translocase subunit SecA, with translation MLGFIKNLFDSNAREIKRLEKVVADINSLEPKFVALSDTALRAKTGEFRARLQGGATLDSLLPEAFAAVREASRRVIGQRHFDVQLLGGMVLHQGRIAEMKTGEGKTLVATLPAYLNALQGKGVHVITVNDYLARLHSEWMGQIYHFLGLEVGLIVHGIDFAARKRAYAADITYGTNNEFGFDYLRDNMVHDPAHMVQRELHHAIVDEVDSILIDEARTPLIISGQGEQSTDLYHRFARLVRTFREDIDYTVDEKMKTVTPTEVAVHKTEKAFGVENLFDNNNISLQHHLNQAIRAKALMKLDRDYVVKDDEVIIVDEFTGRLMYGRRYSAGLHQAIEAKEGVTIEKESQTLASITFQNYFRMYTKISGMTGTAVTEEEEFRHIYKMDVVVLPTNRPMIRKDMADVVYKTEKAKYNAVIEDIIARHATGQPVLVGTVSIEKSEWLSEMLKKRRITHQVLNAKHHEREAEIVAQGGRKGTVTIATNMAGRGTDIILGGNAEFLTRQALIAAGVAPEALVDLFLRQDPESLALRERYLSDLAARQTMTQAEHEEVVRLGGLHIIGTERHEARRIDNQLRGRAGRQGDPGSSQFFISLEDDLMRLFGGETMLNLMDKLGMEDDMPIEHSLLSGAIERAQKRVESRNFDLRKHVLEYDDVLNKQRTIIYRQRREALSGQLDGVVEAMFGEIIDMALVAYIPDKTYPEEWDVTGLQAAMEEFVPLGELDPETWRQFTRHGLRDEINELCLAALARRQSEVGAELFNDLKRVVLLRMVDTKWMSHLDNMEELRQGIGLRAYGQKDPLVEYKLESYEMFQQMIAEIKQDVVRYVFRVQVVGEPQAAPVVKVRPTASPAPQAAPRDSKLLGRNDPCPCGSGKKYKKCCGRES